From the Caldisericia bacterium genome, the window CTTATATATATCCCCCCTCTCTAACATGTAAAGCATTCTCGCAAGGGCAGTGTCAGAATCAACTACTCCCTGGTCGTATAGAGTTGTAGGTCTTGGTCTTTCCTTTGCAATGTTGTTATACTCATTAAGTAGGTTTCTCCAACGATCTTTTTCGTCAACTACTCCTCTTCCTTTACATTCACTGCATCTATAGGAAGTGGAAACAATTTCTGGTAAGGGATTTTTTACATAGAATTTCTCATTTCTCTCTTCTATTATTCCATCCTTTATTAATGTTCCTATGGCATCTATTACCTCTTTTGCAGAATAGTTTGAAAAGGATACTATACTCCAGAAATCTTTTCCTCCTCTTGAAAGAAATCTTATTATTTCTTCTTTCACTCTCTCCATTTATTCCTCCTTTTTATATCTTTACAGGAAAAATTATAACATAAGGTTATTATAGAAGTATATTGCTAAGCAATGTTAATGTTAAAGGGGAGAGTAATGTTGTTAAGGTAACCCCTTTGGTAAGTAGTTTCTTATCAAGCCCTATCTCTGCTCCAAAGATGGTTGATGCCATCATTGTTGGCATCATTCCCTGAAGAAGGGATGGTTTAAGTATAAAGGGTTCCAATCTTAGAACAGAGGATATGAGGAGTATTATAAAAGGGAAAATCAAAAGTTTAAATACACTCACAGGTAAAAGATACTTTATCTCCTTTGGTTTAATGTTGAGTTCAAGGTTTATGCCAAGGTAAAGCATTACAAGAGGACTTATAGTATATTTTAGAAGGATGAGGGGCTCCATGATTAAACTCGGTATTGTAAAATTCCTCAAAATTAATCCTATTATAAAGGCAAAAAATGGTGGTGATATAAAGAATTTTTTAATTCCCCCTCTATCTCCTCCTCCAATGTGGGCAAGTACGGGAAGGAGAAATATTAGAAAGAAGTAGAAGTTTATTTGATCAAAGAGTATTCCATAAGGCAAGGAAGTGTTTCCTAAAACATGTTCTATGAGAGGATAACCCAGAAAAGCAGTATTACCCATAACTCCAGAGAGTATAATTGATGCTCTCATTTTTTTATCTTTTGTTAAAAGGAGTCCTGTAATAAATAAAAGGAAAAACTGAACTATCATAGCCAGAGGAACCATGATAAAAAGTAGAAAAAATTTCCCTTCAAATTTTGATGAGGTTAGAGAGACAAATATGAGAGCTGGCAAAGATATGTTGAATATGATTTTCTTGAGAAGCTCTCCATCCTTTTCAGTAAAAAACTTAATCCGCTTTAGAATAAATCCGAGCAGTATTATTATTAAAAAGGATACTATTTTATTTATCATTATCAAACCGCTCTATCTGTTTTATAATAAAATCTGCAATCTCCTCTTCTGGGTATGGCCATGCATATATGATCTCTGCTTCTGGATGTAAAATCTTAGAAAATTCAAGTCTCTCTTTTATTTCAATTTCACATACTCTATCACCTGGAATGATCATAACTGGAGCCACTATTATCCTTTTACATCCATTTTTCACCGCTCTGTCAATTGCTTCAGTTATTGATGGAGAACAATAATCATAAAATCCAAAATAGATTGAAGTTCCTGCATTTCTCATAATATGAGAAATTACATCAAAAAATCCTTCCCAGTACTCATCGTTTCTGTTGTTTCTCTTCCATTTTCTTAACGATTCATTAAGTTCTTCGAATCTGTCTGACTCCTCTTTGGATAGAATTTCACCACCTATGATTTTCGCCTTTAGACTAAAATACTCTCCAAGTTCTTTTCTTGGGAAATCTGTAGGAATATCTCCCCTTCCTATGATCACATAACACTTCTTCATCCCCCCACCACCTTGACAAAGACCTTCCTTGTTCTCGGCCCATCAAATTCAAGAAAGAATATGCCCTGCCATGTTCCGAGAAGGATCTCTCCATCTTCAATGATTATCTCCCTTGAAGAACCAATTATAGATGACTTTATGTGTGAATCGGCGTTACCTTCAAGGTGGGTATAATCTCCGTGGTGTGGAATAAGTTTTGAGAGTGTTGAAAGAACATCCCTCATAACAGAGGGATCTGCATTCTCATTTATTGTAATTGCGGCAGTGGTGTGTGGAACAAAAACAACACAGATTCCATCTCTCACCCCTGACCCTCTAACAACACTCCTTACCTCTTCTGTAATATCCATAGCTTCAATCCTTCTTGTCGTTCTTACCGATATAGTTTTTAACATTTTCCTCTTCCTCCTTTAATATCTCTATGGCAGCCCTACCAACATCCTCTCTCCAATACCTCCCCAAAAATTTTTTAATCTCCTCAATTATTTCTCTCCTTGTTTTTCTTTCGGCATAAGGTCTTCCAGCTATCATAGACTCTATAGTGTCAGAAATTGCAATTATTTGAGATTCAACAGGAATCTCCTCCCCTGTTAATCCAAGGGGATAACCTGAACCATCAAGCCTTTCATGATGAAATCTTGCCCATAGCGCTATATTTTTGAAGGAATTCACCTGGGATATAATCTTGTAACTCCAGTCTGGATGTTTCTTTATCTCTTCATACTCATAGGGGGTAAGGGACCCTGCCTTTCTAAGTATTGTCTCGCTTATGGCTATCTTTCCTATATCGTGAAGAAGTGAAGCTATCTTTATTTTTTTTATTTTTTCATCGGTAAAATTCATCTTCTCTGCTATTTTTTTGGCATAGTATGCAACTCCAATACTATGACCTTTGGTAAATGGATCCTTTGCCTCAAGTGCTGATACAAATACATTCAGGAACTCATCTGTGAATCTTTCAATATCTCTTCTCTTTGCATACTCTGTGAGGAATGTATGGAGTATATGAACAATCATCTCAATCATTGGATAAAATTCTTCTACCTTTTCCTTACTTACAGGTTCCTTAAATTTTATGTATATCTGTGTTTTAGCCCCTATATCCTTTGTTTCCCATATCACCCTTGCTATATCAAACTTAACACTAAGTTCAAGATTATCTAATATGGATTTTAGATTTTCACAGTGAAAATCTCTTCCAAAAGAGCCCTCATACTTCTCGTTGTTGTATGTAAAACAGATTTTACAACCTTCAAAATTTGCCATTAGAGAAAGTTCTTTGGAAAGCATGGGGAGTAGCTTGTTAATGGAGATGTTGAGGGTAAATACATCTAAAAGTTCAGGCAATTGTCTCAGTATCGCCATTGTCTTTTTAAGGTTTGTATTTTCACTTTCAACCGTGCATATCATGTTAACAATATTCAAGAATTTGTTAACAGTCAATTTATCTATTGGAGAAAATTCATTTTCTCTATTTAGTATAATTTCAGCTTCTCCATCTCTTCTGAGTACTTTTTTAGCCTCTTCTTTTAAAGATCCAAGCTCAATAAATTTCCCGCATTTATTCAAACTTATGTAGTTCAACCTTAAAAGTTTCTTAATTACATAGAGAAGGTCTGTTAGTTCAAAGTCCAGAAGATTATCATCCATTCTCGATCATCTCCTTGTATGGAGTGACGATTATTTTAAAATGCTCCTTTTTGTTCGTCTCAAGCTCTATAAAACCCTCTTCCTCAATATCATCAAGAAGAATCTTTTTTGTTATAATCCTGCTTAAATCAATCTCTCCATTCGAAATTATAGACACAGCTTTCTCAAAATCTGGTGGAGTGTAGAGGTACGATGTAGATATTGAGAGTTCTCTGGTTAAAGCATCAAGGATGTTTAATGTTATTGGAATATAATGAATTCCAAAAATTACAACTTTTCCACCTGGATCAACATACTTTATGGAAGCTTTTATCGGATCTGAAGATTGGATTGCTTCAATACTTGCCCCAGCAACCTCAAAAACTGTGTCAAACTTCTCACTTTCACTCTCAAGGATTCTAAATCCCATCTCTTTAGCCATCTCTCTCCTTTCTTCAATAACCTCAAGAACAGTTACATCTCCTCCCATATTTCTTAAAAACTGCGCCATAATGTATCCAACTGTTCCAAAACCAATTACAAGAAACTTCTCTCCAACCCCCATTAAAGAAGCATGGATAATAGCTGCCATAGGTTCTGCAAAGACAAGGAGTTCTGGATTTATATCTTTTGGAGCTTTGTAAACATTTCTTCTATTTAAAACAATCTCTTCTCTAAATCCACCATCATGGGTGATACCTAAATACCCCCCATTTAAACAAAGATTCTCTCTTCCATTGATACAGTACTTACATTTTCCACAATAGATAAGAGGAGAGACGAAGACAAGATCACCAACCTCAAGATCGTTGATATTCTCTCCAACCTCAACTATCTCTCCACCAAACTCATGTCCTGGAATTATAGGTCTATTCTTTGGATAGAGGATGGGACCCCTTACAAATTCTATAAGATCAGTGGTGCATATTCCACACCAGAGGATCTTTACCCTTACCTCATCCTTTCCTACATCCTTCCTTTCATCTTCCTCTACTCTTATGTCTCTTCTTCTATAGTATCTTAAAACCTTCATATCCTTCTCTCTTTAATCCATTTTACAATACTTCTTCCGTGCCTCAAGACTTGGATGAGAATCAGAAATGCAAGAAATACAAATGTGTATAGATTCTCTCGAAAGACAATAATAAGAATAAAACCCACAAAGTACGATACTGCACCTGCTCCTACAAGAGGTGTTAAACCTGGAACGACCCCTTTTTTTCTTATCTTGCCATATAAAAAGAGAGCAAGGAACACAAAAGCCACAAT encodes:
- a CDS encoding YjbQ family protein, producing MLKTISVRTTRRIEAMDITEEVRSVVRGSGVRDGICVVFVPHTTAAITINENADPSVMRDVLSTLSKLIPHHGDYTHLEGNADSHIKSSIIGSSREIIIEDGEILLGTWQGIFFLEFDGPRTRKVFVKVVGG
- a CDS encoding HD domain-containing protein — translated: MDDNLLDFELTDLLYVIKKLLRLNYISLNKCGKFIELGSLKEEAKKVLRRDGEAEIILNRENEFSPIDKLTVNKFLNIVNMICTVESENTNLKKTMAILRQLPELLDVFTLNISINKLLPMLSKELSLMANFEGCKICFTYNNEKYEGSFGRDFHCENLKSILDNLELSVKFDIARVIWETKDIGAKTQIYIKFKEPVSKEKVEEFYPMIEMIVHILHTFLTEYAKRRDIERFTDEFLNVFVSALEAKDPFTKGHSIGVAYYAKKIAEKMNFTDEKIKKIKIASLLHDIGKIAISETILRKAGSLTPYEYEEIKKHPDWSYKIISQVNSFKNIALWARFHHERLDGSGYPLGLTGEEIPVESQIIAISDTIESMIAGRPYAERKTRREIIEEIKKFLGRYWREDVGRAAIEILKEEEENVKNYIGKNDKKD
- a CDS encoding AEC family transporter, with the translated sequence MINKIVSFLIIILLGFILKRIKFFTEKDGELLKKIIFNISLPALIFVSLTSSKFEGKFFLLFIMVPLAMIVQFFLLFITGLLLTKDKKMRASIILSGVMGNTAFLGYPLIEHVLGNTSLPYGILFDQINFYFFLIFLLPVLAHIGGGDRGGIKKFFISPPFFAFIIGLILRNFTIPSLIMEPLILLKYTISPLVMLYLGINLELNIKPKEIKYLLPVSVFKLLIFPFIILLISSVLRLEPFILKPSLLQGMMPTMMASTIFGAEIGLDKKLLTKGVTLTTLLSPLTLTLLSNILL
- a CDS encoding CbiX/SirB N-terminal domain-containing protein, translated to MKKCYVIIGRGDIPTDFPRKELGEYFSLKAKIIGGEILSKEESDRFEELNESLRKWKRNNRNDEYWEGFFDVISHIMRNAGTSIYFGFYDYCSPSITEAIDRAVKNGCKRIIVAPVMIIPGDRVCEIEIKERLEFSKILHPEAEIIYAWPYPEEEIADFIIKQIERFDNDK
- a CDS encoding alcohol dehydrogenase catalytic domain-containing protein; translated protein: MKVLRYYRRRDIRVEEDERKDVGKDEVRVKILWCGICTTDLIEFVRGPILYPKNRPIIPGHEFGGEIVEVGENINDLEVGDLVFVSPLIYCGKCKYCINGRENLCLNGGYLGITHDGGFREEIVLNRRNVYKAPKDINPELLVFAEPMAAIIHASLMGVGEKFLVIGFGTVGYIMAQFLRNMGGDVTVLEVIEERREMAKEMGFRILESESEKFDTVFEVAGASIEAIQSSDPIKASIKYVDPGGKVVIFGIHYIPITLNILDALTRELSISTSYLYTPPDFEKAVSIISNGEIDLSRIITKKILLDDIEEEGFIELETNKKEHFKIIVTPYKEMIENG